From a region of the Methylocystis hirsuta genome:
- a CDS encoding glycosyltransferase family A protein, with product MSEPDFSLVIPTRQRAATLRFSLKACLEQDFDSYEIVVCDNCSSPATRQVVEEIGSPKIVYHRAPETLCMRDNYNLAYSLTRGKYITYIGDDDSLLPFAFSTLRGLFAKQNVKAIRWDSALYSWPNIERDDLANHLQIPLARESERIDGRNAMEEVLAGRAPATILPNIYHGCVARELLDQIRATTGKVFESFHCDTYSSFTVAYLAGEYLSLSAPLSISGFSGSSNHIAFSFLRSKHKITQTFRGENDAAGLRMHPSIPDLPTGFVCVADSFLRAKEDLFPDDPISLDRQAMVERFLLAPPIDDLDEWPYVEGELRRSLSDDPALVSWFHKRIESFTPHPSPRDSYRPNLEGIHGQRLFLDASSYGVTDIAGATRLSSRLLGYRGKTPQWIAGLAPDDSRFRSFYRQKRLEMLLNLLKTRGRVGSARLQTQSEGSTGVNRR from the coding sequence ATGAGCGAACCTGATTTCAGTCTCGTCATACCGACCCGTCAACGCGCCGCAACTTTGCGCTTCTCGCTCAAAGCATGCCTGGAGCAGGACTTCGATTCCTATGAGATCGTTGTTTGCGACAATTGCAGTTCGCCGGCGACCCGCCAAGTCGTCGAAGAGATCGGCTCCCCGAAAATTGTCTACCACCGCGCGCCAGAGACTTTGTGCATGCGCGATAATTACAATCTCGCATACAGCCTCACGCGCGGCAAATATATCACCTATATCGGCGACGACGACTCGCTCTTGCCGTTCGCTTTTTCGACGCTGCGCGGCCTGTTCGCGAAGCAGAATGTGAAGGCGATCCGCTGGGACAGCGCCCTCTATTCGTGGCCTAACATCGAACGCGACGATCTTGCCAACCATTTGCAGATTCCGCTCGCAAGAGAGAGCGAGCGGATTGACGGGCGCAATGCGATGGAGGAAGTCCTGGCCGGAAGGGCGCCTGCAACGATATTGCCCAATATCTATCATGGCTGCGTCGCGCGCGAGCTGCTCGATCAAATCCGCGCGACAACGGGAAAAGTATTCGAAAGTTTCCACTGCGACACTTATTCCAGCTTCACGGTCGCCTATCTCGCGGGAGAATATCTCTCGCTTTCGGCGCCGCTGTCGATCAGCGGGTTCTCCGGATCCAGCAACCACATCGCCTTCAGTTTTCTGCGCAGCAAACATAAGATTACGCAGACCTTCCGCGGCGAAAATGACGCGGCGGGCCTGCGCATGCACCCGAGCATTCCCGATCTGCCCACCGGATTCGTATGCGTTGCGGATTCTTTCCTTCGCGCCAAGGAAGACCTATTTCCCGACGATCCGATAAGCCTCGATCGCCAGGCGATGGTGGAGCGCTTCCTGCTCGCGCCGCCGATCGACGACCTTGACGAGTGGCCCTATGTGGAAGGGGAATTGCGGCGATCCCTGTCCGACGATCCGGCGCTCGTTTCGTGGTTTCACAAGCGCATCGAGAGTTTTACGCCGCACCCGTCGCCCCGCGACAGTTATCGCCCCAATTTGGAAGGGATACACGGCCAGCGTCTGTTTCTCGACGCGAGCAGCTATGGCGTGACGGACATTGCCGGCGCGACGCGCCTGTCGTCGCGCCTGCTGGGTTATCGAGGTAAGACGCCCCAATGGATTGCCGGCCTTGCGCCCGACGATTCCCGCTTTCGTTCCTTCTACCGCCAAAAGCGACTGGAGATGCTTTTGAATCTCCTCAAGACGCGAGGTCGGGTGGGGTCGGCGCGCCTTCAAACGCAAAGCGAGGGTTCTACCGGCGTCAATCGGCGCTGA
- the rfbF gene encoding glucose-1-phosphate cytidylyltransferase — protein MQVVILAGGMGTRISEESYLRPKPMIEIGGRPILWHIMKIYHAHGVNNFVVCLGYKGYMIKEYFSNYFMHNADITVDGETGQVEFHSRKSESWKITLVDTGESSMTGGRLKRVRSYLKEGQPFCFTYGDGVADVDVGALIKFHRAHGRKATLTAVTPPGRYGALSLEGDAVTKFIEKPPGDQSFINGGFFVLDPAVIDYIDGDATPWEERPLERLAAEGELRAYKHEGFWQPMDTLRDKNRLESLWDSGQAPWKVWS, from the coding sequence ATGCAGGTTGTCATACTTGCGGGCGGCATGGGGACGCGAATTTCCGAGGAATCTTATCTCCGCCCAAAGCCGATGATCGAGATCGGCGGTCGCCCAATATTATGGCATATTATGAAAATCTATCACGCTCATGGCGTGAACAACTTCGTCGTTTGCCTCGGCTATAAGGGCTATATGATCAAGGAGTATTTCAGCAATTATTTCATGCATAACGCCGACATAACCGTCGACGGCGAAACCGGACAGGTGGAATTTCATAGTCGTAAAAGCGAATCCTGGAAGATCACGCTGGTCGACACCGGCGAATCGTCGATGACCGGCGGACGGCTCAAAAGAGTCCGCAGCTACCTCAAGGAGGGACAGCCTTTCTGCTTCACCTACGGCGACGGCGTGGCCGACGTGGATGTCGGCGCGCTGATCAAGTTTCATCGCGCGCACGGGCGCAAAGCCACCCTCACCGCTGTGACGCCGCCCGGCCGTTATGGAGCCTTGTCTCTCGAAGGCGACGCCGTCACCAAATTCATCGAAAAGCCGCCCGGCGACCAGAGCTTCATCAATGGCGGATTTTTCGTTCTGGATCCCGCCGTAATCGACTATATCGACGGCGACGCGACGCCCTGGGAGGAAAGGCCGTTGGAACGTCTGGCGGCGGAAGGAGAATTACGCGCATATAAGCATGAGGGATTTTGGCAGCCGATGGACACGCTGCGCGACAAGAATCGGCTCGAATCTTTGTGGGATAGCGGTCAAGCGCCTTGGAAGGTGTGGAGCTGA
- a CDS encoding NAD-dependent epimerase/dehydratase family protein: protein MTGASGFVGRQTIGALARAGVEVHAHAQHAEKVDGAVVAYGGDLRAPGAAGALINRVRPDTVLHLAWNVEHGAFWTSRDNLDWTAATLLLARAALDAGVQRFVGVGTCFEYRWPDDGTCNEGTTEIAPATLYAVAKDAARRVLQELGDISFAWARLFYLYGPFEHEARLVASLAAKLARGEAAPLSRGLAVRDFLDTRDAGAALAALVLSETTGAVNIASGEGVSVASIAERLGAIAGRSDLIRVGALPDRPDEPPRIVADVRRLRDEVRFRPSRTLDEGLAETYAWWRAEVGGRP from the coding sequence GTGACGGGCGCTTCGGGATTTGTCGGTAGGCAGACGATCGGCGCGCTGGCTCGCGCGGGCGTCGAGGTTCACGCGCACGCTCAGCACGCTGAGAAAGTCGACGGCGCCGTTGTCGCCTATGGTGGAGATTTGCGCGCGCCCGGCGCGGCTGGCGCGCTGATCAATCGGGTACGGCCTGATACTGTGCTCCATCTGGCGTGGAACGTCGAGCACGGCGCATTTTGGACCAGCCGAGACAATCTCGACTGGACCGCCGCAACGCTACTTCTTGCTCGCGCCGCGCTTGACGCCGGCGTTCAGCGCTTCGTTGGCGTTGGGACATGCTTCGAATATCGCTGGCCGGACGACGGGACGTGTAACGAAGGGACCACTGAAATCGCGCCGGCGACCCTTTATGCCGTCGCAAAGGACGCAGCGCGACGGGTGCTGCAGGAGCTTGGCGATATTTCGTTTGCGTGGGCGCGCCTGTTCTATCTTTATGGGCCTTTCGAGCATGAGGCGCGGCTTGTTGCTTCCCTCGCGGCGAAACTTGCCCGCGGAGAAGCCGCGCCGCTTTCGCGGGGGCTTGCAGTGCGCGATTTTCTCGATACCCGCGACGCTGGCGCTGCGCTCGCAGCGCTCGTTCTAAGCGAGACTACGGGCGCTGTGAACATTGCGAGCGGCGAGGGAGTGAGCGTCGCTTCCATCGCCGAGCGTCTTGGCGCGATTGCGGGTCGCTCGGATCTTATTCGCGTCGGCGCGCTGCCTGACCGTCCCGACGAGCCGCCACGCATTGTCGCAGATGTGCGCCGACTGCGTGACGAAGTGAGGTTTCGACCGTCGAGAACGCTCGACGAGGGTCTCGCCGAAACCTACGCTTGGTGGCGCGCAGAGGTAGGGGGCCGGCCGTGA
- a CDS encoding tyrosine-type recombinase/integrase, producing the protein MRLTEVQVRAAKTPPGVAQADLWDSTVRGLSLRVTAKGVKTFSLKYRNACGKEKRIKLGRYPDMSLADARAAAMEHRARIARGEDPAADKKTPEPEERTVSSLIDEFVKRHASFNKSGKETERILRREVEPTFGTRDYASITRAEMIGLIETIADRGAPVLARNTLAAVRKMFNWAVSRDLLDRSPCDRVKAPGRAPKRERALSTEEARAIWRAAQEIEWPFGPLIQLLMLTGQRRTEIANLRWSWIDEEKTTLIFPATIMKNGREHLLPMSPPVAEIVKDLPRFGDDDRVFRSRTNASKNVVSGFSKAKRRLDQLSGVADWVLHDIRRTVATQMNALGVQDTTVDRVLSHIIPGVSGVYNKHKYLDEKRDALERWALFLIALP; encoded by the coding sequence GTGCGACTCACAGAGGTTCAGGTCAGGGCGGCCAAGACTCCACCAGGGGTCGCCCAGGCAGATTTGTGGGACTCCACCGTGCGCGGGCTGTCGCTGCGCGTGACTGCGAAGGGCGTCAAAACCTTCTCCCTGAAATACCGCAACGCTTGCGGCAAGGAGAAGCGCATCAAGCTCGGCCGCTACCCCGACATGTCCTTGGCCGATGCTCGCGCCGCGGCAATGGAACACAGGGCGCGTATCGCGCGAGGCGAAGACCCGGCCGCTGACAAGAAAACCCCGGAGCCGGAGGAACGCACTGTCTCATCGCTGATCGACGAGTTCGTGAAGCGACATGCCAGTTTCAACAAAAGCGGCAAAGAGACCGAACGCATCCTGCGGCGGGAAGTCGAACCCACTTTCGGCACACGGGACTATGCGTCGATCACCAGGGCCGAGATGATCGGGCTCATAGAGACGATCGCCGATCGCGGCGCGCCGGTGCTGGCGCGCAACACTTTGGCGGCCGTCCGCAAGATGTTCAATTGGGCGGTCAGCCGGGACTTGCTCGACCGCTCCCCCTGTGATCGGGTGAAGGCTCCGGGCAGAGCACCCAAACGCGAGCGCGCCCTTTCGACCGAAGAAGCGCGGGCAATCTGGCGTGCGGCGCAAGAGATCGAATGGCCCTTTGGCCCGCTCATCCAATTGCTCATGCTGACCGGCCAGCGTCGGACCGAGATCGCCAATCTGCGCTGGTCATGGATCGACGAGGAGAAGACGACCCTCATCTTCCCGGCCACCATCATGAAGAACGGCCGGGAACATTTGTTGCCCATGTCTCCGCCAGTCGCCGAGATCGTGAAAGACCTTCCCCGTTTCGGGGACGACGATCGGGTCTTCCGCTCCAGGACGAACGCCAGCAAGAATGTCGTCTCGGGCTTTTCGAAAGCCAAGCGCCGGCTCGACCAATTGAGCGGCGTCGCCGACTGGGTGCTGCATGACATCCGCCGAACAGTCGCCACCCAAATGAACGCCCTCGGAGTGCAGGATACGACGGTCGACCGCGTTCTAAGCCACATCATCCCTGGCGTGAGCGGCGTCTATAACAAGCACAAGTATCTCGACGAGAAGCGCGACGCGCTGGAACGTTGGGCGTTGTTCTTGATTGCGCTCCCCTAG
- a CDS encoding helix-turn-helix domain-containing protein encodes MEHVSGRLNEIARNIEIVGADPVTRHGFTQVPNFILTKKELTVGAKLAYAMLLKYAWADDACFPGQLKLADDMGAGERSVRTYLKELETAGLLEITQRGLGKTNLYRLFLTVEKPARRRA; translated from the coding sequence ATGGAGCATGTCTCAGGCCGGTTGAATGAAATCGCCCGCAATATCGAGATCGTCGGAGCCGATCCGGTCACGCGTCACGGCTTCACCCAAGTCCCCAATTTCATCCTCACCAAGAAGGAACTGACCGTCGGCGCAAAGCTCGCCTACGCCATGTTGCTCAAATACGCTTGGGCCGACGACGCTTGTTTCCCAGGCCAATTGAAGCTCGCCGACGACATGGGCGCAGGGGAGAGGAGCGTGCGCACTTACCTGAAAGAGTTGGAAACGGCCGGCCTTTTGGAGATCACGCAGCGCGGGCTCGGAAAGACCAATCTCTACCGCCTGTTTCTGACTGTGGAAAAGCCAGCCCGCCGCCGAGCCTGA
- a CDS encoding antitoxin MazE family protein, producing MPASSKPKPSREKVRAHRVRLREQGLRPIQIWVPDMRAPGFRKEAHRQSLAVAVSAQAHDDQAFVDAASVWGDE from the coding sequence ATGCCGGCCTCCTCCAAGCCCAAGCCGTCCCGCGAAAAGGTGCGCGCCCATCGCGTCCGGCTGCGCGAACAGGGTTTGCGCCCCATTCAAATCTGGGTTCCTGACATGCGCGCCCCAGGCTTTCGCAAGGAGGCGCATCGGCAGTCGCTCGCCGTCGCTGTGAGCGCGCAGGCGCATGACGACCAAGCCTTCGTCGACGCAGCCTCCGTATGGGGCGATGAATGA
- a CDS encoding DNA-methyltransferase, whose product MRAMPAGSVDLVVTSPPYNLKNSTGNGMKDGRGGKWERAALKNGYSHHADCMPHQDYVAWQRECLAEMMRLIPEDGAIFYNHKWRVQNALLQDRSDIVAGFPVRQIIIWKRKGGINFNPGYFLPTYEVIYLIAKPKFRLAPKAGGEGDVWEIMQETRNKHPAPFPVALIDRIIGSTNAQTILDPFMGSGTTAISALNFGRDFVGIDVSPDYCRDAELRIAQHKEALRLN is encoded by the coding sequence ATGCGCGCCATGCCGGCCGGCAGCGTCGATCTTGTCGTGACTTCGCCGCCCTATAATCTGAAGAACTCCACCGGCAACGGCATGAAGGACGGGCGCGGCGGCAAATGGGAGCGCGCCGCCTTGAAGAACGGCTATTCCCATCACGCCGACTGTATGCCGCATCAGGATTACGTCGCCTGGCAACGCGAGTGCCTTGCCGAGATGATGCGCCTCATCCCGGAGGACGGCGCGATCTTCTACAATCACAAATGGCGGGTGCAAAACGCCCTGTTACAGGATCGATCCGACATCGTCGCCGGCTTCCCTGTCCGCCAGATCATCATCTGGAAACGCAAGGGCGGGATCAATTTCAATCCAGGCTATTTTCTCCCCACTTACGAAGTCATCTATCTCATCGCCAAACCAAAGTTCCGTCTCGCTCCAAAGGCCGGCGGCGAGGGCGATGTGTGGGAGATCATGCAAGAGACCCGGAACAAGCATCCGGCTCCCTTCCCTGTCGCATTGATTGATCGGATCATCGGATCGACCAACGCCCAAACAATCCTCGATCCCTTCATGGGCTCCGGCACCACGGCGATATCTGCGCTCAACTTCGGACGGGACTTCGTTGGCATCGACGTATCGCCAGACTATTGCCGGGACGCCGAGCTGCGTATCGCCCAACACAAGGAGGCGTTGCGGCTCAATTGA
- a CDS encoding class I SAM-dependent methyltransferase: protein MQTPACRFCGAPLKHDFVDLGSTPLANSYVTAEEIARGFDKSFPLHARVCDACFLVQVDAPVSSEAIFSDYAYFSSYSDSWVAHAQRYADAMIERFGLGPQSLVIEVASNDGYLLQHFIARGVPVLGVEPAANVAEAARAKGVPTEVAFFGKETARKLAARGIAADLTAANNVLAHVPDIGDFVAGFAEILKPGGVATFEFPHVLNLIRELQFDTIYHEHFSYLSLVAVERVLAANGLVAFDVEELPTHGGSLRLFVCRKGAAHAPTPRLEAARGAERAARLDAIEGYAGFAEKVEAVKTSFLEFLARAKAEGKTVAAYGAAAKGNTFLNVCGVNAHDIVCVYDRSTAKQGKFLPGSHIPIRAPATIADTRPDYLVILPWNLREEIVGQMAEIRQWDGKFVTAVPETRVFDA from the coding sequence ATGCAAACGCCAGCCTGCCGCTTCTGCGGCGCACCGCTGAAACATGATTTCGTCGATCTCGGCTCGACGCCGCTCGCCAACTCCTATGTCACGGCGGAAGAGATCGCACGGGGTTTCGACAAGAGCTTTCCGCTCCACGCGCGCGTTTGCGACGCCTGCTTCTTGGTGCAGGTGGACGCGCCGGTGTCGTCCGAGGCGATCTTCTCCGACTATGCCTATTTCTCTTCCTATTCGGACAGCTGGGTCGCACATGCGCAGCGTTACGCGGATGCGATGATCGAGCGGTTCGGACTTGGCCCGCAGTCGCTTGTGATCGAAGTCGCGTCAAACGACGGCTATCTGCTGCAGCATTTCATCGCGCGCGGCGTGCCGGTGCTGGGGGTCGAGCCGGCGGCCAATGTCGCCGAGGCGGCGCGCGCCAAAGGCGTGCCCACGGAAGTCGCCTTTTTCGGCAAAGAGACGGCCCGCAAACTGGCGGCGCGCGGCATCGCCGCCGATCTCACGGCGGCCAACAATGTGTTGGCGCATGTTCCCGATATCGGCGATTTCGTCGCCGGATTTGCGGAAATTCTCAAACCTGGCGGCGTCGCGACCTTCGAATTTCCGCATGTCTTGAACCTCATCCGCGAACTGCAGTTCGACACGATCTATCACGAGCACTTTTCCTATCTCTCGCTCGTGGCGGTGGAGCGCGTTCTGGCCGCGAATGGTCTTGTCGCTTTCGACGTCGAAGAACTGCCGACGCATGGCGGCTCCCTGCGCCTTTTCGTGTGCCGCAAAGGCGCGGCTCATGCGCCGACGCCGCGCCTGGAGGCGGCGCGCGGCGCCGAGCGCGCCGCCCGTCTCGACGCGATCGAAGGCTATGCGGGCTTCGCCGAAAAGGTCGAAGCGGTGAAAACCTCGTTCCTGGAGTTCCTCGCGCGCGCCAAGGCGGAAGGCAAGACGGTCGCCGCCTATGGCGCGGCCGCCAAGGGCAACACGTTCCTCAATGTCTGCGGGGTGAACGCGCACGACATCGTCTGCGTTTACGATCGCAGCACAGCTAAGCAGGGAAAGTTTTTGCCGGGGAGCCATATTCCAATTCGCGCGCCCGCGACGATCGCCGATACGCGCCCAGATTATCTTGTGATCCTTCCGTGGAACCTGCGGGAGGAGATCGTGGGCCAGATGGCCGAAATTCGCCAATGGGACGGCAAGTTTGTCACCGCCGTCCCTGAAACCCGAGTGTTCGACGCTTGA
- a CDS encoding type II toxin-antitoxin system PemK/MazF family toxin translates to MRRGEIWTVSGGKDYAGKPRPVVILQDDSFDATNSVTVCAFTTDPTEAPLFRFAIEPNERNGLRAPCRLMVDKITTVPKAKAGVKIGRLDDEDILRLNRAVVVFLGLAASSKAERRASR, encoded by the coding sequence ATGAGGCGCGGCGAAATCTGGACCGTTTCTGGCGGGAAGGATTACGCTGGCAAGCCGCGTCCCGTCGTCATCCTTCAGGACGACAGTTTTGACGCGACGAATTCCGTCACCGTCTGCGCTTTCACGACCGACCCGACGGAGGCGCCGTTATTTCGCTTCGCGATCGAACCAAACGAGCGCAACGGCTTGCGCGCCCCTTGTCGTCTGATGGTCGATAAGATCACCACCGTTCCGAAAGCCAAGGCCGGCGTGAAAATCGGCCGACTCGACGACGAGGACATTTTGCGCCTCAACCGCGCGGTTGTCGTTTTTCTTGGACTGGCGGCGTCCTCGAAGGCCGAAAGGCGCGCGTCGCGGTAA
- a CDS encoding dTDP-4-dehydrorhamnose 3,5-epimerase family protein — MRFAPTEIPGVVEIAAEPRADARGFFARVYCPEEFAAAGVSFTSTQINLSRNGRMYTLRGMHWQDPPYAEAKLVRATRGAIHDVVIDLRRESPTFRRWIARRLDADRANALFIPEGCAHGFLTLEPDTDVLYQMSRPFVGGQARGLRYDDPGFAISWPALPAVIGEADLAWASPWRG, encoded by the coding sequence TTGAGATTCGCGCCGACCGAAATACCGGGCGTCGTCGAAATCGCGGCCGAGCCGCGCGCCGACGCGCGGGGGTTTTTCGCGCGCGTCTATTGTCCCGAAGAATTTGCGGCCGCCGGCGTTTCCTTCACATCGACGCAGATCAATCTGTCGCGCAACGGTCGTATGTATACGCTGCGCGGCATGCACTGGCAGGATCCGCCTTACGCCGAGGCGAAGCTGGTGCGCGCGACGCGTGGCGCGATCCATGACGTCGTGATCGACCTGCGCCGCGAGAGTCCGACATTTCGGCGCTGGATCGCCCGGCGCCTCGACGCCGATCGCGCCAATGCGCTGTTCATTCCCGAAGGCTGCGCGCACGGCTTTCTCACCCTCGAACCGGATACGGATGTGCTCTATCAGATGAGCCGGCCGTTCGTGGGCGGGCAGGCGCGCGGGCTGCGCTATGACGATCCGGGATTTGCGATTAGCTGGCCGGCCCTGCCCGCCGTGATCGGCGAGGCCGATCTCGCCTGGGCGTCGCCCTGGCGCGGCTGA
- the rfbG gene encoding CDP-glucose 4,6-dehydratase, with product MDKWKTLAGRRVLLTGHTGFKGAWLALWLDRLGAEVYGFALPPEGDASLYEMAQVGKRLNSTFGDLNDFESVEAAVAKARPQIVLHLAAQAIVRRSHADPLGTLATNVMGAAHLLQALRSAPDVSTILVVTSDKVYANDEQGAAFAEDARLGGKDPYSASKAAAELVTRAYAQSFFKDASVKIVTARGGNVIGGGDYAADRIVPDIVRAAAKSERPVLRMPHATRPWQHVLDCLHGYLTYVDALERGESLPETLNFGPDPTTPITVGELTEEMLKALGRDARYEHQPADSREMHTLAVDSSRARALLGWRDRLPGRLAINWTADWYRGAFAESGPLATTLAQIDAFEKLPG from the coding sequence GTGGACAAATGGAAGACCTTAGCCGGCCGGCGCGTTCTTTTGACCGGCCATACCGGTTTCAAGGGCGCTTGGCTGGCGCTCTGGCTCGATCGACTCGGGGCCGAAGTCTACGGTTTTGCGCTGCCGCCTGAAGGCGATGCAAGTCTTTACGAGATGGCGCAGGTCGGCAAGCGTCTGAATTCGACTTTCGGCGACCTGAACGATTTCGAATCGGTCGAGGCCGCCGTTGCAAAGGCCCGCCCGCAAATCGTTTTGCATCTCGCCGCGCAGGCGATCGTGCGCCGGTCGCACGCCGATCCGCTCGGCACGCTTGCGACAAATGTCATGGGCGCCGCGCATCTGCTGCAGGCGCTGCGCAGCGCGCCCGACGTGTCGACGATTCTGGTCGTCACCTCCGACAAAGTCTATGCGAATGACGAGCAAGGCGCCGCCTTCGCGGAAGACGCGCGCCTCGGCGGCAAGGACCCCTATTCGGCCTCCAAGGCGGCGGCCGAACTCGTCACCCGCGCGTATGCGCAGTCCTTTTTCAAAGATGCGAGCGTGAAGATCGTCACCGCGCGGGGCGGCAATGTCATCGGCGGCGGCGACTATGCGGCCGACCGCATCGTTCCCGACATCGTGCGCGCGGCGGCGAAGAGCGAGCGGCCGGTGCTGCGCATGCCGCACGCGACGCGGCCCTGGCAGCATGTGCTCGATTGCCTGCATGGCTATCTGACCTATGTCGACGCGCTTGAACGCGGCGAGAGCCTTCCCGAAACGCTGAATTTCGGGCCCGACCCGACAACGCCGATCACGGTGGGCGAACTCACCGAGGAAATGCTCAAAGCGCTTGGCCGCGATGCGCGCTACGAACATCAGCCGGCGGATTCGCGCGAAATGCATACACTGGCGGTCGACTCCTCGCGCGCCCGGGCGCTTCTCGGCTGGCGGGACCGCTTGCCCGGCCGGCTGGCGATCAATTGGACCGCGGACTGGTACCGCGGCGCCTTCGCGGAAAGCGGCCCTCTGGCGACGACGCTCGCGCAGATCGACGCCTTCGAGAAACTTCCTGGATAA
- a CDS encoding MvaI/BcnI family restriction endonuclease, producing the protein MPPGQQTFTKEGLIGKLAEIEAMGFIPNARHGNHGGVGNTLEDLLGIEENNLPIPNAAEWELKTHRKGSASLVTLFHSEPSPRAVRFVPRVLLPLYGWPHQQAGAKYPATERSFRQTISGAGPSDRGFKVVVDRDARKVLISFDPLSVDSRHHLWLAQVKERAGLAELDPQPYWGFDDLAHDAGSKLHNSFFVEAEVKRETGRELYHYSRATMLSAFSLDRLLAGIESGVVYVDFDARSGHNHGTKFRVRSDALPMLYEQNKRLF; encoded by the coding sequence ATGCCGCCTGGCCAACAGACTTTCACCAAGGAGGGGCTAATTGGAAAGCTCGCCGAAATCGAAGCAATGGGCTTCATTCCCAATGCACGCCACGGCAATCACGGCGGCGTCGGCAACACGCTCGAAGATTTGCTCGGGATCGAAGAAAACAACTTGCCTATTCCCAATGCGGCCGAATGGGAGTTGAAGACCCACCGAAAAGGATCGGCTAGCCTCGTCACGCTTTTTCATAGCGAACCCTCGCCGCGCGCCGTGCGTTTTGTTCCCCGCGTTCTCCTCCCGCTCTACGGCTGGCCGCATCAACAGGCCGGAGCAAAATATCCGGCGACGGAAAGGAGCTTCCGTCAAACCATCTCGGGAGCTGGCCCCAGCGATCGCGGCTTCAAAGTCGTCGTCGACCGAGATGCGAGAAAAGTTCTAATCTCCTTCGACCCGCTCAGCGTCGATTCGCGCCATCATCTCTGGCTCGCCCAGGTGAAAGAACGCGCCGGACTCGCCGAACTCGATCCGCAACCCTATTGGGGCTTCGACGATCTCGCGCACGACGCCGGGTCTAAGCTGCACAACTCCTTCTTCGTCGAGGCCGAAGTCAAGCGCGAAACCGGCCGCGAACTCTATCACTACAGCCGCGCTACTATGCTCTCGGCCTTCAGCCTCGATCGCCTTCTAGCCGGCATCGAGTCGGGCGTCGTCTATGTCGATTTCGACGCACGCAGCGGACACAATCACGGCACGAAATTCCGAGTACGATCAGACGCCCTTCCGATGCTCTACGAACAGAACAAGCGATTGTTCTAA
- a CDS encoding helix-turn-helix domain-containing protein: MKNTVQINPERMAALRTKRGLSQKELARKMNVDVGTVSRWERGKSKRIRRDAFGKLCSALDVAQDEICGDGPLPENRTESREPQKGQMNLSVDAACRNALSLVALRYRVTRQQIVEAAPLLFFIAAEKSLQERCKRLDALQAAADAVYEAYPPHLPIPASVDEETLECERRSIEAHDLFGSIVTDNVNVGAHYAEGWDEGESNSLTVFLKASLADVSDSATFEHWQPGLWPRYEICAEEAAKVVGGDAKATRAILDGAAALHEMPKASPQERAEWSRAEFDRKYGDLDCLTDDLIDPSLTKVGGGESAASNEGTTP; this comes from the coding sequence ATGAAAAATACTGTCCAAATCAATCCTGAACGCATGGCGGCGCTCCGGACAAAGCGTGGTCTTAGCCAAAAGGAATTGGCAAGAAAGATGAATGTTGATGTTGGAACGGTCTCACGTTGGGAGCGGGGCAAATCCAAACGAATCCGCCGAGATGCCTTTGGCAAGCTTTGTTCGGCTCTCGACGTGGCTCAGGATGAGATTTGCGGTGATGGCCCCCTTCCCGAAAACCGAACCGAGTCGAGAGAGCCCCAGAAAGGCCAGATGAATTTGAGCGTTGACGCGGCGTGCAGGAACGCGCTGAGCTTGGTCGCACTTCGTTATCGGGTCACGCGGCAGCAGATTGTGGAAGCCGCGCCCCTGCTGTTCTTCATCGCCGCCGAAAAAAGCTTGCAAGAACGTTGCAAGCGCCTGGATGCGCTGCAGGCTGCGGCGGATGCTGTTTATGAAGCCTATCCTCCGCATCTGCCAATACCGGCTTCTGTCGATGAAGAGACGTTGGAGTGCGAGCGCCGCTCCATCGAAGCGCACGATCTTTTCGGCTCGATCGTCACTGACAATGTTAATGTCGGCGCACACTACGCAGAAGGTTGGGATGAGGGAGAGAGCAATTCCCTCACAGTGTTCTTGAAGGCGTCGCTTGCTGACGTCTCAGATTCCGCAACATTCGAGCATTGGCAGCCCGGATTGTGGCCCCGGTACGAAATCTGCGCGGAGGAGGCTGCAAAGGTCGTCGGGGGAGATGCAAAGGCTACGCGCGCCATACTCGACGGTGCGGCGGCGCTGCACGAGATGCCGAAGGCCTCGCCGCAAGAAAGGGCCGAGTGGTCGCGAGCCGAGTTTGATCGCAAGTATGGCGATCTCGACTGCCTGACTGATGATTTGATCGATCCGTCGCTGACCAAAGTTGGCGGTGGCGAGTCCGCCGCGTCGAATGAAGGAACAACGCCATGA